One Leptospira bouyouniensis DNA window includes the following coding sequences:
- a CDS encoding outer membrane beta-barrel protein: protein MKRRILSKGILLSILVVLNVISPLYSQTPTHRLDYPIGFYQGGFYLNLQGGETVYTGGSLQKREASLQNSIKTQTQLGIMPVRLLGSLNVPQVIPISDGKVEPGRTGRVFFEYGLTDHLGIFISYASNSVKGERSEQFIFSDRNSTTGFTPYLEFAPTKYTLYKDKVYGLGLNYHFLTKNKFDPYIGLELGLVNFNASYRSMGYTNLYLQSLMAQGTGISGRAALGINYYLTPEFGFSFELHGMKRMLKSNQFSSENFDQVGFQFGVIFNLDNISKDQR from the coding sequence ATGAAACGAAGAATACTCTCAAAAGGAATATTACTTTCAATTTTAGTAGTTTTGAATGTAATTTCACCTCTTTATTCACAAACACCCACACATCGATTGGATTATCCCATTGGATTTTACCAAGGTGGATTTTATTTAAACTTGCAGGGTGGTGAGACTGTTTATACGGGAGGTAGTCTTCAAAAAAGGGAAGCCTCCCTACAAAATTCCATCAAAACTCAAACCCAACTCGGCATTATGCCAGTTCGATTGTTAGGATCATTGAATGTCCCACAAGTGATTCCTATCTCAGATGGAAAGGTGGAACCGGGAAGGACTGGACGTGTATTTTTTGAGTATGGTCTCACTGATCATTTGGGAATTTTCATCTCCTATGCATCAAATTCTGTCAAAGGAGAACGGTCTGAACAATTTATATTCTCAGACCGGAATAGTACCACAGGATTTACACCATATTTAGAATTTGCCCCCACCAAATACACGCTATACAAAGACAAAGTATATGGACTTGGACTGAATTATCATTTTTTAACTAAAAATAAATTTGATCCTTATATAGGACTTGAATTGGGACTTGTCAATTTTAATGCTTCTTATCGTTCCATGGGTTATACAAATCTTTATCTTCAAAGTTTAATGGCACAAGGTACGGGAATAAGTGGAAGAGCTGCACTTGGAATTAATTACTACCTTACTCCTGAATTTGGATTTTCGTTTGAGCTCCATGGTATGAAACGAATGTTAAAATCGAACCAATTCTCAAGTGAAAACTTTGACCAAGTTGGTTTCCAATTTGGTGTTATCTTCAATTTAGATAATATCAGCAAAGACCAAAGATGA
- a CDS encoding gamma carbonic anhydrase family protein, whose amino-acid sequence MIRSFQGHTPSLHPSSWVAPSADVLGKVSIGEESSIWFQCVLRGDVNTITIGKHVNIQDMTLVHVARDLYPVTIGDYVSIGHHATIHGCTLRDHSFVGMGAMIMDDVEIGEWSFVGAGSLVPPGKKIPPGVLIMGSPAKIIRDITDKDREIITRTANNYVKYKENYRSEGIGGTSLS is encoded by the coding sequence ATGATCCGTTCTTTCCAAGGCCACACACCATCCCTCCACCCCTCGTCCTGGGTGGCACCTTCCGCAGATGTACTGGGAAAGGTGAGTATCGGGGAAGAGTCTTCTATTTGGTTCCAATGTGTGTTACGAGGTGACGTAAATACCATCACGATTGGCAAACATGTGAACATCCAAGACATGACTCTCGTACATGTGGCAAGAGATTTGTATCCTGTCACGATTGGGGATTATGTATCCATTGGCCACCACGCTACCATTCACGGGTGTACACTCCGCGATCATAGTTTTGTGGGGATGGGGGCTATGATCATGGACGATGTGGAGATTGGTGAATGGTCGTTTGTCGGAGCAGGTTCCCTTGTCCCACCGGGGAAAAAAATCCCACCTGGAGTTCTCATTATGGGTAGTCCCGCCAAAATCATTCGAGACATCACAGACAAAGACCGAGAGATCATCACCCGCACTGCAAACAATTATGTGAAGTACAAAGAAAACTACCGTAGTGAAGGGATCGGGGGCACATCCCTTTCCTAA
- a CDS encoding TRL-like family protein, translating into MKLNSAMIRFIILFCSLILLQNCRLGSLYREDNYPGKLGKAEGTVEGKACAFSYLYLFSTGDASIEEAKRISKITKIRSIDIQVHSILTFVVIRHCLIMTGEVSS; encoded by the coding sequence ATGAAGTTAAATTCTGCTATGATTCGTTTCATCATCTTGTTCTGTTCTTTAATCTTATTACAAAATTGTCGATTAGGATCATTGTATCGAGAGGATAACTATCCTGGAAAACTTGGAAAAGCAGAAGGAACGGTTGAGGGTAAGGCATGTGCTTTTTCTTATTTGTATTTATTTTCAACAGGGGATGCAAGTATCGAAGAAGCCAAACGAATTTCCAAAATTACGAAAATTCGTTCTATCGATATCCAAGTGCATTCCATCCTTACATTTGTTGTGATTAGGCATTGCCTCATTATGACTGGGGAAGTGTCATCATGA
- a CDS encoding TRL-like family protein: MKKTLFIILFSFFSISCFYGEVYKPLPGMLYTNIHYDGDFDPENNVKEDIVASGCVQHFLRLYSWGNAGAGSIAKENGIIKISYVDHHLVEFLFLYGKYCTYVHGQKN; this comes from the coding sequence ATGAAAAAAACATTGTTTATCATACTCTTTTCCTTTTTCTCGATTTCATGTTTTTACGGAGAGGTTTACAAACCACTGCCAGGGATGCTCTACACAAACATACATTATGATGGTGACTTTGATCCTGAAAATAATGTGAAAGAAGATATCGTCGCATCTGGATGTGTCCAACACTTTCTTAGATTGTATTCATGGGGCAATGCAGGTGCTGGTAGTATTGCCAAAGAAAATGGAATCATTAAAATTTCATATGTAGACCACCATTTAGTCGAATTTTTGTTTCTCTATGGGAAGTACTGTACCTATGTCCATGGCCAAAAGAATTAA
- a CDS encoding BPSS1187 family protein gives MNGFFLKFNLSHRIVYSQFVRSVFIVFLLPCLVFCKKEENTDEDLLTFLTLNLYIRSCVGQNTFPSNGSVGSLIRYQIQPSITSTSITSDNNPHQVYPPQSGVTKKNILSVFYPGTGSTPCEVGAILQQGATRGYHVIGLSYPNSEAVNTICNQGAARNDASCFENLRNEVVTGAQVSSYVSVDTNNSIEGRLLSLLLYLAKTYPGDGWDTYLTGGTINWPNVYVGGHSQGSGHAAFHGKIRNVGRVSIYSGVSDYSLQFGSIPSWFANTQVAPAGSYYGLIHENDTVANFSGNANQVTDVWLNQFNMTGTLTNTSVGSPFGNSKRLVTTACNGMSASVLHSCPMTNGFQSIWNYISYP, from the coding sequence ATGAATGGTTTTTTTCTCAAATTCAATTTATCTCATAGAATCGTTTATTCTCAATTTGTTCGTTCTGTTTTCATCGTATTCCTTCTTCCATGTTTGGTATTCTGCAAAAAGGAAGAGAATACAGACGAAGATTTGCTGACATTCCTTACATTGAATTTGTATATTAGGTCATGTGTAGGACAAAATACATTCCCTTCGAATGGGAGTGTTGGAAGTCTTATTCGTTACCAAATCCAACCATCCATCACATCAACAAGTATAACCTCTGACAACAACCCTCATCAAGTATATCCTCCTCAATCAGGTGTGACAAAAAAGAATATATTGTCGGTGTTTTATCCGGGAACAGGTTCTACCCCTTGCGAAGTTGGCGCAATTTTACAACAAGGTGCAACACGTGGTTACCATGTCATCGGTCTAAGTTATCCAAATAGTGAAGCTGTAAATACAATTTGTAACCAAGGTGCCGCGAGAAATGATGCGAGTTGTTTTGAAAATTTAAGGAACGAAGTTGTTACAGGAGCTCAAGTTTCTTCTTATGTTTCTGTTGATACAAACAATTCAATTGAAGGGAGATTATTGTCATTGTTATTGTATCTCGCTAAAACTTATCCCGGCGATGGTTGGGATACATATTTAACTGGTGGTACCATTAATTGGCCCAATGTATATGTTGGCGGACATTCTCAAGGGAGTGGGCATGCCGCCTTTCATGGAAAAATAAGAAACGTGGGTAGAGTTTCTATTTATAGTGGTGTTTCTGATTATAGTTTACAATTTGGATCCATCCCTTCTTGGTTCGCGAATACACAAGTTGCTCCAGCAGGTTCTTATTACGGACTCATCCATGAAAATGATACAGTCGCAAATTTTAGTGGAAATGCAAACCAGGTAACGGATGTTTGGTTAAATCAATTTAATATGACTGGTACACTTACAAACACGAGCGTAGGTTCTCCATTTGGGAATAGCAAACGTTTGGTAACTACTGCTTGTAATGGAATGAGTGCTTCCGTTTTACATAGTTGTCCAATGACAAACGGATTCCAATCCATTTGGAATTATATCAGTTACCCTTGA
- a CDS encoding TRL-like family protein translates to MSMAKRINILFLLCFVFLSLDCIPEYRVPFVSLVINETHSSRDGTQYGNPGIAGSLAEGKVLKVGRSCTTSYLYVNMYYFKRGGNIRDAAEKAGIKKISAVEYANKTLFGILNEDCVQVWGE, encoded by the coding sequence ATGTCCATGGCCAAAAGAATTAATATCTTATTCTTACTTTGTTTTGTTTTTTTAAGTCTGGATTGTATTCCGGAATACCGTGTTCCCTTTGTCTCTCTAGTGATTAACGAAACACATAGTTCAAGAGATGGAACTCAATATGGAAATCCTGGGATTGCAGGAAGTCTTGCAGAAGGTAAAGTTTTGAAGGTGGGTCGCTCTTGTACGACTTCTTATTTATACGTGAATATGTACTATTTCAAAAGAGGTGGAAACATACGAGATGCAGCCGAAAAAGCAGGGATTAAAAAAATCTCAGCAGTTGAATATGCAAACAAAACCTTATTTGGTATATTGAATGAAGATTGTGTCCAAGTTTGGGGAGAATAA
- the lpdA gene encoding dihydrolipoyl dehydrogenase — protein sequence MEQYDIIVIGAGPGGYVAAVRAAQLGKKVAIIEKRKTLGGTCLNVGCIPSKALLDSSEEFHKTKHKLADHGISVKDVKIDIAKMMARKDKVVSEVTSGVDYLMKKNKITRYLGHASFVSKTEVSITAEDGKKESISGTNIIIATGSTPIEIPPLPVDGKNIVTSDHAIGFDSVPEHLIIVGAGVIGLELGSVWLRLGAKVTVVELMPRLFGTADQAMASLAERLLTQQGINFLFETKVHGAKVKGKKVEVEIEGKDGKKTILEGDKVLVSIGRRPNTDGLGAKEIGIEMTDRGRVKVEPNKFQTNIPNIYAIGDVVDGPMLAHKAEDEGIAVAELICGKYGHVNYKAIPWIVYTWPEVAWVGQGEEELKAKGIEYKVGKYMFKPNARAKAMNETDGQVKVLADKKTDKLLGVYIVGPRASDMIAEAAIAFEFGASAEDIARSTHAHPTLSEVLREAAMDADAKWSIHS from the coding sequence ATGGAACAATATGATATCATTGTGATCGGTGCAGGACCCGGTGGGTATGTGGCGGCAGTGCGCGCAGCCCAACTTGGTAAAAAAGTAGCCATCATTGAAAAACGAAAAACACTCGGTGGGACTTGTCTCAATGTAGGTTGTATCCCATCGAAAGCCCTACTAGATTCTTCTGAAGAATTTCATAAAACAAAACACAAATTAGCTGATCACGGTATCTCCGTTAAAGATGTCAAAATTGATATCGCAAAAATGATGGCTCGTAAAGACAAAGTAGTGAGTGAAGTGACATCCGGTGTTGACTACTTGATGAAAAAAAACAAAATCACTCGTTACTTGGGTCATGCTAGTTTTGTTTCCAAAACTGAAGTATCAATTACCGCAGAGGATGGGAAAAAAGAATCCATTAGTGGAACCAATATCATCATTGCCACAGGATCCACTCCTATTGAAATCCCTCCGCTACCTGTAGATGGTAAAAACATTGTGACATCTGACCATGCCATTGGTTTTGATTCCGTTCCCGAACACCTCATCATTGTCGGTGCGGGTGTGATTGGTCTTGAACTCGGATCGGTATGGTTACGACTTGGTGCCAAAGTGACTGTGGTAGAACTCATGCCACGCCTATTTGGAACCGCTGACCAAGCGATGGCAAGCCTTGCGGAAAGACTTTTAACCCAACAAGGGATTAACTTTCTCTTTGAAACCAAAGTGCATGGTGCTAAGGTGAAAGGGAAAAAAGTGGAAGTGGAAATTGAGGGCAAAGACGGCAAAAAAACAATTCTCGAAGGAGACAAGGTCCTTGTTTCCATTGGCCGTCGTCCGAACACCGATGGGCTAGGTGCCAAAGAAATTGGAATTGAGATGACAGACCGTGGTCGTGTCAAAGTAGAACCAAACAAATTCCAAACGAACATACCGAATATTTATGCCATTGGTGACGTAGTAGATGGACCGATGCTTGCTCACAAAGCTGAAGACGAAGGCATTGCTGTGGCCGAACTCATTTGTGGGAAGTATGGCCATGTAAATTACAAAGCCATCCCTTGGATTGTGTACACTTGGCCAGAAGTGGCTTGGGTGGGGCAAGGTGAGGAAGAACTTAAGGCCAAAGGGATCGAATACAAAGTTGGTAAATACATGTTCAAACCCAATGCTCGTGCCAAAGCAATGAACGAAACCGATGGACAAGTAAAAGTCCTCGCTGACAAAAAAACGGACAAATTGCTTGGAGTTTACATCGTTGGACCACGGGCATCGGACATGATCGCAGAAGCAGCCATTGCGTTTGAGTTTGGTGCCAGTGCAGAAGACATTGCTCGTTCGACACATGCACACCCCACTCTATCCGAAGTCCTCAGGGAAGCGGCAATGGATGCTGATGCAAAATGGTCCATCCATTCATAA
- the odhB gene encoding 2-oxoglutarate dehydrogenase complex dihydrolipoyllysine-residue succinyltransferase — MAIDIKVPEMGESVTEATISAWTKKEGDAVKVDEVLAILETDKVSLEIPAPTSGVLKSISKKVGDVVHVRDIIGAIEEGAVASAPVSSGNPAPKAETQSPQPNTGKVNEELPPAARKLIEENKLDASKITGTGRNGQITKEDVILYMEKGGANSAPKTSTSSSPEIPKAVVVSANSGPRETVVPMTKLRQTIANRLVNAQHTAAILTTFNEVDMSPIMDLRNKYKDKFKETHGVGLGFMSLFTKAAVAALKAFPAINAEIRGTDIVYKNYYDIGVAVGGPKGLVVPIVRNADLLSFAGVEQEIARLAGKVKDGKISLEDMEGGTFSISNGGVYGSMMSTPILNPPQSGILGMHNIVKRAVVVNDQIVIRPMMYLALSYDHRIVDGKEAVQFLVKIKEMVEDPTRLLFEV; from the coding sequence ATGGCAATAGACATCAAAGTCCCCGAGATGGGGGAATCCGTAACCGAAGCAACCATTAGTGCTTGGACCAAAAAAGAAGGCGATGCTGTTAAAGTAGACGAAGTGCTCGCCATTTTAGAAACAGACAAAGTCTCATTAGAAATTCCTGCTCCAACCTCAGGGGTATTAAAATCCATCTCTAAAAAGGTGGGAGATGTTGTCCATGTGCGTGACATCATCGGTGCTATTGAAGAAGGTGCAGTGGCTTCGGCTCCTGTTAGTTCTGGTAACCCCGCTCCAAAAGCAGAAACGCAAAGCCCACAGCCTAACACGGGAAAAGTGAATGAGGAACTACCTCCTGCTGCTCGTAAACTTATCGAAGAAAATAAATTAGACGCCTCAAAAATCACGGGCACTGGTCGCAATGGACAGATCACAAAAGAAGATGTGATCCTTTATATGGAAAAAGGTGGTGCAAATTCCGCACCAAAAACATCCACTTCATCAAGTCCTGAAATACCGAAAGCGGTCGTTGTGTCGGCAAACTCAGGTCCGAGAGAAACGGTTGTGCCGATGACAAAACTCCGCCAAACGATTGCCAATCGATTGGTGAATGCACAACATACCGCAGCCATCCTCACGACATTCAACGAAGTGGACATGTCGCCGATCATGGACCTCCGTAATAAATACAAAGACAAGTTCAAAGAAACTCATGGTGTCGGTCTTGGGTTCATGTCTCTTTTCACAAAGGCAGCTGTGGCAGCTCTCAAAGCCTTCCCTGCCATCAATGCAGAGATCCGTGGTACTGACATTGTCTATAAAAACTACTACGATATCGGAGTGGCAGTGGGTGGACCTAAAGGACTCGTGGTACCGATTGTTCGAAACGCCGACTTACTTAGTTTTGCTGGTGTGGAACAAGAGATCGCAAGGCTTGCAGGGAAAGTGAAAGACGGAAAAATTTCACTCGAAGATATGGAAGGGGGAACCTTCTCCATCTCCAATGGTGGTGTTTATGGATCGATGATGTCTACACCAATCCTTAACCCTCCTCAATCGGGAATCCTTGGAATGCATAATATTGTAAAACGTGCAGTCGTTGTGAACGACCAAATTGTGATCCGCCCGATGATGTACCTCGCGTTATCCTATGACCACCGAATTGTAGATGGTAAGGAAGCGGTGCAGTTCCTTGTGAAGATCAAAGAAATGGTAGAGGATCCAACTAGACTCCTCTTTGAGGTATAG
- a CDS encoding GAF domain-containing SpoIIE family protein phosphatase yields MTDPQTSLSKFRSLLHISSILNANLDLHQLLPLIMLYSKDLLEAEASSLFLLENDEFLYCEVALGEKGEIIQEYARLELGEGIVGMVAKEKKPIALEDAYKDPRFNPSMDKRTGFKTKSLICVPLFVEERLIGTLEVINKTNDRIFNDADLEYLISLSEVAATAIQNANTKDSLDKRILELSLLYEFEKLSVSEKSLNELGKWMLNRVLEYLGASSGTIYLANTTKQELGILAAKGIPEDSYDQIKVPFGKGVAGWVAEKKESLLIHNLDLDPRYNKLSPFRFESKSLISAPLIYQDELLGVISINNKLSGYAFQHSDLDLLTNIAARLSNTIKNAQLFHQIVDTGKELNRAKNIMQKIMPSVLPESRELSYGVSHIPLEQVGGDFYDVTEIDKTKYSILIADISGHGLSAAVLAAMSHMVLKNFEPEIKQSPSLFLTTLNHMLFGKLAGNFLTAFYGIINLEENTILCANAGHHAPFLLKGNSDNATPLDVKGKILGLIPDLYYEEKTFSFGSGDRLVLFTDGITEHMSKDHNKRYDDELFQKAITKGKSKSAQDSANSLIQEAKDYVNSNEFADDVTILIVDRK; encoded by the coding sequence ATGACCGACCCACAAACTAGCCTCAGTAAATTCCGAAGTTTGCTTCATATTTCATCTATTCTCAATGCAAACTTAGATTTGCACCAACTGCTCCCACTCATCATGTTATATTCCAAAGATTTATTAGAAGCGGAAGCAAGTTCCCTTTTCCTTTTGGAAAACGATGAATTTTTATATTGCGAAGTAGCTTTAGGAGAAAAAGGAGAAATCATTCAAGAATATGCGAGGCTTGAATTGGGGGAAGGGATCGTTGGTATGGTCGCCAAAGAAAAAAAACCAATCGCATTGGAAGACGCATACAAAGACCCACGGTTCAATCCTAGCATGGACAAACGGACTGGTTTCAAAACCAAGTCACTCATTTGTGTACCACTCTTTGTTGAGGAAAGACTTATCGGAACTCTTGAAGTCATCAACAAAACCAATGATCGAATTTTTAATGATGCTGATTTAGAATATTTGATTTCCCTCTCGGAAGTTGCAGCCACTGCCATTCAAAATGCCAATACCAAAGATAGTTTGGACAAACGAATATTAGAATTGTCGTTACTTTATGAATTTGAAAAACTTTCCGTTTCCGAAAAAAGTTTAAACGAACTTGGTAAGTGGATGTTAAATAGAGTTTTGGAATATTTGGGAGCTTCTTCGGGAACCATATATTTAGCAAATACAACCAAACAAGAGTTAGGAATTCTTGCAGCAAAAGGAATCCCGGAAGATTCCTATGACCAAATCAAAGTTCCTTTTGGGAAAGGTGTTGCTGGATGGGTTGCAGAAAAAAAAGAAAGTTTACTCATCCATAATTTAGATTTGGACCCGCGTTATAATAAACTCTCACCCTTCCGTTTTGAATCTAAATCTTTAATTTCAGCTCCACTCATTTACCAAGACGAACTTTTGGGTGTGATCAGTATCAATAACAAACTCTCAGGATATGCGTTCCAACATTCTGATTTGGATCTTCTCACCAATATTGCCGCCCGTTTGAGCAACACGATTAAAAATGCCCAGCTTTTCCACCAAATTGTGGATACAGGGAAGGAATTGAATCGTGCCAAAAACATCATGCAAAAAATTATGCCTTCAGTATTACCTGAATCAAGAGAGCTAAGTTATGGAGTTTCACACATCCCTCTCGAACAAGTGGGTGGTGATTTTTATGATGTCACAGAAATTGACAAAACTAAGTATTCGATATTGATAGCGGATATTTCAGGGCATGGGCTTTCTGCAGCTGTTCTTGCGGCGATGTCGCATATGGTTTTAAAAAACTTTGAACCAGAAATCAAACAAAGCCCGTCTTTGTTTTTAACCACACTCAATCATATGTTGTTTGGAAAACTTGCTGGTAACTTTCTGACAGCATTTTATGGGATCATCAATTTAGAGGAAAATACTATTCTTTGTGCCAATGCAGGCCACCATGCACCTTTTTTACTCAAAGGAAACAGCGATAATGCAACTCCTTTGGATGTAAAAGGAAAAATCCTTGGTCTCATCCCTGATTTATATTATGAGGAAAAAACTTTTTCCTTTGGATCTGGCGACCGATTGGTTTTGTTTACAGATGGGATCACCGAACACATGTCAAAAGACCATAACAAACGTTATGACGACGAGTTATTCCAAAAAGCCATTACAAAAGGGAAATCAAAGTCAGCCCAAGACTCTGCCAATTCACTCATCCAAGAAGCAAAAGATTATGTAAATTCCAATGAGTTTGCCGACGATGTAACCATTCTGATAGTAGATAGAAAGTAA
- a CDS encoding 2-oxoglutarate dehydrogenase E1 component: MTTDQMMSLYGDNVVLLEEYYKQFKEDPSSLTKDWIDFFHDLERSSVSNNGSNGGGFNGNGYVNYTSTEHRKDSSLSDFGIINLLNAYRRQGHLAANLDPLGINKPNREFIDLKIKALKQSDLDTEVDSGIVNLGKTKLKNVIDWFEKTYCGSIGCEHYYLVNDEEREWLQNRMEPLANNEPINKKTALRLFEKLYQADSFENFLAKKFVGKKRFSLEGGETMIPMLDTLVEEAGGHKMDALVIGMAHRGRLNVLVNIIRKPAGLIFAEFEEKLNPGQLGYADVKYHLGYSNNVMTHYGKEVKLSLAFNPSHLEAVDPVIFGSVRARQEMAKDIDRSKFMPVAIHGDAAFAGQGVVAETLNMMNLEGYTVGGTFHIVINNQIGFTTLPSESRSTLYATDLAKGFQVPIFHVNGDDPEATYRVTKLALEYRQKFKKDVIIDLICYRRLGHNETDEPTFTQPQMYDIIKKHPKTIKIYEEKLLQRGDITQEEIQFIKDGIAQGLEDSFQQAKEKDTRITVDTLGGVWSRYTKEPLDSDVHTQLLQQQLGGIVKAVTTLPSGFTANPKHIKVLEDRRKMGAGELPIDWGFAESLSFGSILENGFPIRLGGQDAQRGTFSHRHAVLSDIVNGKKLTLLNHISDKQAKIEIVNSSLSEYSCLGFEYGYSLADPNSLVMWEAQFGDFANNAQVIFDQFISSSEIKWQRMSGLVCLLPHGYEGQGPEHSSARLERFLQLCALDNIQVANLTTPAQYFHILRRQILQSFRKPLIIMTPKSLLRLKDAASSLEDITTGAFRKILPDPVAKPEKVEKLLFCSGKVYYDLRKAIDAQKLENVAVVRIEQLYPFPENHIKQMITSYGKLKKFVWVQEEPKNQGAWFFVRDRIEAVMPENKRLHYAGRSEFPSPACGHVVTHLKEQEDLVKDALS, from the coding sequence ATGACAACCGATCAGATGATGAGTTTATACGGCGATAACGTTGTATTATTGGAAGAGTATTACAAACAATTTAAGGAAGATCCTTCTTCTTTAACCAAAGATTGGATCGATTTTTTCCATGATTTGGAACGATCTTCCGTTTCAAACAATGGTTCGAATGGTGGTGGCTTTAATGGGAACGGGTATGTGAACTACACCTCTACCGAACACCGAAAAGACTCTTCTCTCAGCGATTTTGGGATCATCAACCTTCTCAATGCTTACAGAAGGCAAGGTCACTTGGCTGCAAACCTCGATCCACTAGGGATTAATAAACCTAACCGCGAATTCATTGATCTCAAAATCAAAGCCCTCAAACAATCCGATTTAGATACAGAAGTAGATTCTGGTATTGTGAATCTCGGAAAAACAAAACTAAAGAACGTCATCGATTGGTTTGAAAAAACTTATTGTGGTTCCATAGGTTGCGAACACTACTATTTGGTAAATGATGAGGAACGTGAATGGTTACAAAACCGAATGGAACCACTCGCAAACAACGAACCTATCAACAAAAAGACCGCCTTACGATTGTTTGAAAAATTATACCAAGCTGATAGTTTTGAAAACTTCCTCGCTAAAAAATTCGTAGGAAAAAAACGATTCTCTCTTGAAGGGGGAGAAACTATGATCCCTATGCTCGATACCCTTGTGGAAGAAGCGGGTGGTCATAAAATGGATGCTCTTGTGATTGGGATGGCACATCGAGGACGACTCAATGTACTTGTGAATATCATCCGTAAACCTGCAGGTCTTATCTTTGCTGAGTTCGAAGAAAAACTAAACCCAGGACAACTTGGTTATGCCGACGTGAAATACCACCTCGGGTATTCGAACAATGTCATGACACATTACGGAAAAGAAGTCAAACTCTCCCTTGCCTTCAACCCTTCTCACTTAGAAGCCGTAGACCCAGTGATTTTTGGATCCGTTCGTGCCCGCCAAGAAATGGCAAAAGATATAGACCGATCGAAATTTATGCCTGTTGCCATCCATGGGGATGCTGCCTTTGCAGGGCAAGGGGTTGTAGCGGAAACTCTCAACATGATGAACTTGGAAGGTTATACTGTTGGTGGAACTTTCCACATTGTAATCAATAACCAAATTGGATTCACGACACTTCCAAGCGAATCAAGATCTACTTTGTATGCAACTGACCTTGCCAAAGGATTCCAAGTTCCTATTTTTCATGTAAACGGTGACGACCCAGAAGCAACATATAGAGTCACAAAACTCGCGTTAGAATACCGTCAAAAATTCAAAAAAGATGTCATCATTGATTTGATCTGTTATAGAAGACTTGGTCATAACGAAACCGATGAACCAACTTTCACACAACCACAGATGTATGATATCATCAAAAAACATCCTAAAACCATCAAAATTTACGAAGAGAAGTTGTTGCAACGCGGCGACATCACTCAGGAAGAAATTCAGTTTATAAAAGATGGAATTGCCCAAGGTCTTGAAGATTCTTTCCAACAAGCAAAAGAAAAAGACACTCGCATCACAGTGGATACACTTGGTGGAGTTTGGTCAAGGTATACAAAAGAACCATTGGATTCCGATGTCCATACACAACTTTTGCAACAACAGTTAGGTGGGATCGTCAAAGCAGTTACAACTTTACCAAGTGGTTTTACAGCAAACCCAAAACACATCAAAGTTTTGGAAGACCGAAGAAAAATGGGTGCAGGCGAACTTCCTATCGATTGGGGTTTTGCCGAGTCTCTTTCTTTTGGTTCTATTTTGGAAAATGGATTCCCTATTCGCCTTGGTGGACAGGATGCACAGAGAGGAACTTTCTCTCACAGACATGCAGTGTTGTCTGATATCGTGAATGGAAAAAAACTTACCCTTCTCAATCACATCAGCGACAAACAAGCAAAGATTGAAATTGTAAACTCTTCTCTTTCTGAATACTCTTGTCTCGGTTTTGAGTATGGGTATTCACTAGCAGACCCAAATAGCCTTGTTATGTGGGAAGCACAGTTCGGTGACTTTGCAAACAACGCACAGGTGATCTTTGACCAATTTATATCCAGTTCGGAAATCAAATGGCAAAGAATGTCGGGGCTTGTTTGTTTATTACCACATGGATACGAGGGTCAAGGTCCCGAACATTCGTCTGCAAGGTTGGAACGTTTTCTCCAACTCTGTGCACTCGACAACATCCAAGTGGCAAATCTCACAACACCGGCACAGTATTTCCATATCCTCCGCCGACAAATCCTTCAAAGTTTTAGAAAACCTCTCATCATCATGACACCGAAGTCATTGCTTCGTTTGAAAGATGCAGCCTCAAGTTTAGAAGACATCACAACTGGTGCCTTTAGGAAGATCCTTCCTGACCCAGTGGCAAAACCAGAAAAAGTGGAAAAATTACTTTTCTGCTCTGGAAAGGTATACTATGACTTACGTAAGGCGATCGATGCACAAAAATTGGAAAACGTAGCTGTCGTTCGGATCGAACAACTTTACCCTTTCCCTGAAAACCATATCAAACAAATGATCACAAGTTATGGAAAACTGAAAAAATTTGTATGGGTTCAGGAAGAACCAAAAAACCAAGGTGCTTGGTTCTTTGTTCGTGACCGAATCGAAGCAGTGATGCCAGAAAACAAACGCCTGCATTATGCGGGTCGTTCTGAGTTCCCAAGCCCTGCATGTGGTCATGTGGTCACTCACCTTAAAGAACAAGAAGACCTTGTAAAGGATGCATTGTCCTAA